Proteins from a genomic interval of Archangium lipolyticum:
- a CDS encoding B12-binding domain-containing radical SAM protein: MSTTRLLVIVPPHAVSMVNGPPLAPLLLKNALGPCGVDVRLFDANVRFFRWLLRPEVRQEITGELKRLVQEQFAKEVLSQDDLTRVGRLLTFLSSDYCQGKDFALQRSGMDWGGAHEVFINPPDTVPDPAFRARLMAQAMDVLAEEIAAQSPEHIAFSALFHTQCETIVALCKRLRARGFQGKIILGGAAIKLSDDPYLGFLLRESTANLAYKFNLYQEFPTLADYLAGRIGVEGVAHGTYLDAAGNIQHTATQTSRVKKLAGPLAYDIVEPDNYMGDLIFPVLLSEGCYWGKCDFCDYPFLASQNPFTISAIFRDPVHVLQDVNNVVERFGVKRIDLISDAVPMGYFPRLAKAGGETLKALGVRMECSVRAEPKAQPQHFEAMAACGMDLVTIGVESVCDEVLEGMKKGNTYADIVRCMQMARQHGIKVKANLIHNHPRMKPHHITETLTRLQEIIPYIESLGVHSFGLTPHAPIAYAPQEANLVILPDRKTTNDHGQHHLQFVRADLTPELAQGFEALKTEVESLAFELEMRKGAMSAEQKVLKLPYRWAGDHARRDSTQPDLMVEIPGKRTPFSFFVGEYAGA; encoded by the coding sequence ATGAGCACCACGCGGCTGCTGGTCATCGTTCCCCCCCATGCGGTGAGCATGGTGAATGGCCCCCCCCTGGCGCCCCTGCTGTTGAAGAACGCGCTGGGTCCCTGCGGTGTCGACGTCCGGCTCTTCGATGCCAACGTGCGCTTCTTCCGCTGGCTGCTGCGGCCGGAGGTGCGCCAGGAGATCACCGGCGAGCTCAAGCGCCTGGTGCAGGAGCAGTTCGCCAAGGAGGTCCTCTCCCAGGACGACCTGACGCGGGTGGGCCGCCTGCTGACGTTCCTCAGCAGCGACTACTGCCAGGGCAAGGACTTCGCCCTGCAGCGCTCGGGCATGGACTGGGGTGGCGCCCACGAGGTGTTCATCAACCCGCCGGACACCGTGCCGGATCCGGCATTCCGCGCGCGCCTGATGGCCCAGGCCATGGACGTGCTGGCCGAGGAGATCGCCGCCCAGTCGCCCGAGCACATCGCCTTCTCGGCGCTGTTCCACACCCAGTGCGAGACCATCGTCGCGCTCTGCAAACGCCTGCGCGCGCGCGGCTTCCAGGGGAAGATCATCCTGGGCGGCGCGGCCATCAAGCTGAGCGATGACCCGTACCTGGGCTTCCTGCTGCGGGAGTCCACCGCCAACCTCGCCTACAAGTTCAACCTGTACCAGGAGTTCCCCACGCTGGCGGACTACCTGGCGGGCCGCATCGGCGTGGAGGGCGTGGCGCACGGCACCTACCTGGATGCCGCGGGGAACATCCAGCACACGGCCACGCAGACGAGCCGGGTGAAGAAGCTCGCCGGTCCCCTGGCCTACGACATCGTCGAGCCGGACAACTACATGGGGGACCTCATCTTCCCGGTGCTGTTGTCCGAGGGCTGCTACTGGGGCAAGTGCGACTTCTGTGACTACCCCTTCCTGGCCTCGCAGAACCCCTTCACCATCTCGGCCATCTTCCGGGACCCGGTACACGTGCTCCAGGACGTGAACAACGTGGTGGAGCGGTTCGGGGTGAAGCGGATCGATCTCATCTCCGACGCGGTGCCCATGGGCTACTTCCCGCGTCTGGCGAAAGCCGGAGGCGAGACGCTGAAGGCGCTCGGCGTGAGGATGGAGTGCTCCGTCCGGGCCGAGCCCAAGGCGCAGCCGCAGCACTTCGAGGCCATGGCCGCCTGCGGCATGGATCTGGTGACCATCGGCGTGGAGTCCGTCTGCGACGAGGTCCTCGAGGGGATGAAGAAGGGCAACACGTACGCGGACATCGTCCGGTGCATGCAGATGGCCCGGCAGCACGGCATCAAGGTGAAGGCCAACCTCATCCACAACCACCCCCGGATGAAGCCCCACCACATCACCGAGACGCTCACCCGCCTCCAGGAGATCATCCCGTACATCGAGTCGCTCGGCGTGCACTCCTTCGGGCTGACGCCGCACGCGCCCATCGCCTACGCGCCGCAGGAGGCCAACCTCGTCATCCTGCCGGACCGGAAGACGACCAACGACCATGGCCAGCACCACCTGCAGTTCGTCCGCGCCGACCTCACCCCGGAGCTCGCCCAGGGCTTCGAGGCGCTGAAGACGGAGGTGGAATCGCTCGCGTTCGAGCTGGAGATGCGCAAGGGCGCGATGAGCGCCGAGCAGAAGGTGCTAAAGCTCCCGTACCGCTGGGCAGGGGACCATGCCCGCCGTGACAGCACCCAGCCGGACCTGATGGTGGAGATCCCCGGCAAGCGCACCCCGTTCTCCTTCTTCGTGGGCGAGTATGCGGGAGCATGA
- a CDS encoding arginase family protein translates to MREHEKTSPGEPEELIGFGGAVVRSMEELPEQSGGAACFFGVDSELSRRFGASNEGAAVFIRSASARMRPWTRRERPGATDVGVLRGSPAQVMEETLLMGAGLAARGFVPVAVGCDHTVSYAHALGVCRERRTTYVYLDAHLDLGLHDDRRQPDLHNGNFIGALVRSGRFEQVVNVGARSWTTHDEAYEAQTGVTILRSASLDALAFLRGRDVYVSLDVDVLDPTFVPNMCCREPFGFTPRELLSIMEWLRRHCNVLGADVSELAPDTQHGHTAEIAMRCVHELIGPRGGP, encoded by the coding sequence ATGCGGGAGCATGAGAAGACGTCCCCGGGTGAGCCCGAGGAGCTGATCGGCTTCGGCGGGGCGGTGGTCCGTTCCATGGAGGAGCTGCCCGAGCAGTCCGGGGGGGCCGCGTGCTTCTTCGGGGTGGACAGCGAGCTGTCGCGGCGCTTCGGTGCCTCCAACGAGGGGGCCGCCGTCTTCATCCGCTCGGCCTCGGCGCGGATGCGTCCGTGGACGCGGCGCGAGCGGCCCGGGGCCACCGACGTGGGCGTGCTACGGGGCTCGCCCGCCCAGGTGATGGAGGAGACACTCTTGATGGGAGCGGGCCTGGCGGCCCGGGGCTTCGTCCCCGTGGCGGTGGGGTGTGATCACACCGTCAGCTACGCCCACGCGCTCGGCGTGTGCCGGGAGCGCCGCACCACGTACGTCTACCTCGATGCGCACCTGGACCTCGGCCTGCACGACGACCGGCGGCAGCCGGACCTCCACAACGGCAACTTCATTGGCGCGTTGGTGCGCAGCGGACGCTTCGAGCAGGTGGTGAACGTGGGCGCGCGCTCCTGGACCACCCATGACGAGGCCTATGAGGCCCAGACCGGCGTCACCATCCTGCGCTCGGCCAGTCTGGATGCGCTGGCCTTCCTGCGGGGCCGTGACGTGTATGTGAGCCTCGACGTGGACGTGCTCGACCCGACCTTCGTTCCCAACATGTGCTGCCGCGAGCCCTTCGGCTTCACACCGCGGGAGCTGCTGAGCATCATGGAATGGCTGCGCCGCCACTGCAACGTGCTGGGCGCCGACGTGTCGGAGCTGGCTCCGGACACACAACACGGGCACACCGCGGAGATCGCGATGCGCTGCGTACACGAGTTGATCGGCCCCCGAGGAGGACCGTGA
- a CDS encoding GNAT family N-acetyltransferase has translation MTTLTSRRVVLRPHTPQSFERLHRWKNDREILELSSDSMEPSPEEKTRRTLERWMKESEDIIHFAIHRADTDELIGFLHLALIEREHQRCKLGLVIGEKQYWGQGYGTEAVRCAVDHGFSQLGLNRISAEVYATNPRSVRMLERAGFRREGVLRESILKDGAFVDEYPYALLRREWEEARR, from the coding sequence ATGACGACCTTGACGTCGCGGCGCGTGGTGTTGCGGCCGCATACCCCCCAGAGCTTCGAGCGCCTCCACCGGTGGAAGAACGACCGGGAGATCCTGGAGCTCAGCTCCGACAGCATGGAGCCCTCCCCCGAGGAGAAGACGCGGCGCACGCTGGAGCGGTGGATGAAGGAGAGCGAGGACATCATCCACTTCGCCATCCACCGCGCGGACACCGACGAGCTCATCGGGTTCCTGCACCTGGCGCTCATCGAGCGGGAGCACCAGCGCTGCAAGCTCGGGCTCGTCATCGGGGAGAAGCAGTACTGGGGTCAGGGGTACGGCACCGAGGCGGTGCGGTGCGCGGTGGACCATGGCTTCTCGCAGCTGGGCCTGAACCGGATCTCCGCCGAGGTGTACGCGACCAACCCGCGCTCGGTGCGGATGTTGGAGCGTGCCGGCTTCCGGCGCGAGGGGGTGCTGCGCGAGAGCATCCTCAAGGACGGCGCCTTCGTCGACGAGTACCCCTACGCGCTGCTGCGCCGCGAGTGGGAGGAGGCCCGCCGATGA
- a CDS encoding multinuclear nonheme iron-dependent oxidase, producing MISLGISVSDYMPDRGHIDPEVYARVDYIEYGGHFPPVKDLGVERIRALGHAPRMTRHLVSVELPAELDVAAEVESIRNDLAGVRPEYLVTDFGYWRLGGRELESLWFRPCTLSEAAASRIAHNAEALGAELGMAVHPENPFSLSFVGELNLSDFMRALAERGAKLCFDVGHFYAVCVNTGTPVHEAFERLPFEAFRVAHIAGLSSVEYGGQRFLLDNHNVPPLPECVELLAEAARRSPGMQWVTYEAELASTDVQHAGLDAIARKLR from the coding sequence ATGATCTCCCTCGGCATCAGCGTCTCGGACTACATGCCGGACCGGGGACACATCGACCCGGAGGTGTACGCGCGCGTCGACTACATCGAGTACGGCGGCCACTTTCCCCCGGTGAAGGACCTGGGGGTGGAGCGCATCCGGGCCCTGGGGCATGCCCCGCGGATGACGCGGCACCTGGTGTCGGTGGAGCTGCCGGCGGAGCTGGACGTGGCCGCGGAGGTGGAGAGCATCCGGAACGACCTCGCCGGGGTGCGACCCGAGTACCTCGTGACGGACTTCGGCTACTGGCGCCTGGGCGGGCGGGAGCTGGAGAGCCTCTGGTTCCGGCCCTGTACGCTCTCCGAGGCGGCCGCGAGCCGCATCGCCCACAACGCCGAGGCCCTGGGCGCGGAGCTCGGCATGGCCGTGCACCCCGAGAATCCCTTCTCCCTGAGCTTCGTGGGGGAGTTGAACCTCTCCGACTTCATGCGGGCGCTCGCCGAACGCGGGGCGAAGCTCTGCTTCGACGTGGGCCACTTCTATGCCGTGTGCGTCAACACCGGCACGCCAGTGCACGAGGCCTTCGAGCGCCTGCCCTTCGAGGCGTTCCGGGTGGCGCACATCGCGGGCCTCTCCAGCGTCGAATACGGAGGACAACGCTTCCTGCTCGACAACCACAACGTCCCGCCGCTCCCGGAGTGCGTGGAGCTGCTGGCCGAGGCGGCACGCAGGTCCCCGGGCATGCAGTGGGTGACCTACGAGGCGGAGCTGGCGTCCACGGACGTGCAGCACGCGGGACTCGACGCGATTGCGAGGAAGCTGAGATGA
- a CDS encoding DUF692 domain-containing protein: MSSVRIGVGVEAACDQYAESALSEAGLTDFVEYGIHVARGVPEWVRAVRERLGARLNLHPLDLNLGGGDSTTDGWCEALAGLARELRATALVSDMGFWYLGHRGSTWPRPPSMPAAAAACRDTAARIARACGIPFRVENPPLEWVPGQPSLWHFLEQASAEDGVELCLDLSHLLQFEMNVHGRAPTLPRSFPWQKVTELHLAGFIRVEYQGRQHYIDEHLADIPDEEYRLLSQVLELRGSGSPLEICLEMEPRGAAAFEAEASRLREALGGSARQALERRRR, translated from the coding sequence ATGAGCTCCGTGAGGATCGGCGTCGGCGTGGAGGCGGCGTGCGACCAATACGCCGAGAGCGCCCTGAGCGAGGCGGGTCTCACCGACTTCGTCGAGTACGGCATCCACGTGGCCAGGGGGGTGCCCGAGTGGGTGCGGGCCGTGCGGGAGCGGCTGGGTGCGCGGCTCAACCTGCACCCGCTCGACCTGAACCTGGGCGGCGGTGACAGCACCACCGATGGGTGGTGCGAGGCGCTGGCGGGGCTGGCCCGGGAGCTGCGTGCGACCGCCCTCGTGAGTGACATGGGCTTCTGGTACCTGGGCCACCGCGGCTCGACGTGGCCCCGGCCACCGAGCATGCCCGCGGCGGCGGCGGCCTGCCGGGACACCGCGGCCCGCATCGCCCGGGCGTGTGGCATCCCGTTCCGCGTGGAGAATCCGCCGCTGGAGTGGGTGCCCGGTCAGCCCTCGCTCTGGCACTTCCTGGAGCAGGCCTCGGCCGAGGACGGCGTGGAGCTCTGCCTCGATCTGTCGCACCTGCTCCAGTTCGAGATGAACGTCCACGGTCGGGCGCCCACCCTGCCGCGCTCGTTCCCCTGGCAGAAGGTCACGGAGCTCCACCTGGCCGGGTTCATCCGGGTCGAGTACCAGGGGCGCCAGCACTACATCGACGAGCACCTCGCGGACATCCCCGACGAGGAGTACCGCCTGCTGTCCCAGGTGCTGGAACTGCGCGGGAGTGGGAGCCCGCTGGAGATCTGCCTGGAGATGGAGCCCCGCGGAGCAGCGGCCTTCGAGGCCGAGGCCAGCCGCCTCCGGGAGGCGCTCGGCGGGAGCGCCCGCCAGGCCCTCGAGCGCCGTAGGCGGTGA
- the nhaR gene encoding transcriptional activator NhaR, with protein sequence MSWLNYHHLLYFWTVARAGSIAKASQELHLAQPTISAQLKLLEESLGHKLFERQGRRLVLTDVGRTVLRYAEDIFRLGNELKNVVNGMPSGQGLRVAVGVTDVIPKLVAERLLQPAFDVSPDLRITCREGPLPQLLASLALHELDVVLADSPSPEPVSVRSFNHLLGKCGVSFFAAPRLAHLSKGFPRSLDGAPVLLPSDASSVRRSLEMWFDSRGIHPVITGDFDDYALLTAFGQHGHGVFAAPSVIEQEVCRQFNVSVIGHTADIETCFYAISVERRLRHPAVVAIAETARSRLFG encoded by the coding sequence GTGAGCTGGCTCAACTACCACCACCTCCTCTACTTCTGGACCGTCGCCCGCGCCGGCTCCATCGCCAAGGCCAGCCAGGAACTCCACCTCGCCCAGCCCACCATCAGTGCCCAACTCAAGCTCCTCGAGGAGTCCCTCGGCCACAAGCTCTTCGAACGCCAGGGCCGCCGCCTCGTCCTCACCGACGTCGGCCGCACCGTCCTCCGCTACGCCGAGGACATCTTCCGCCTCGGCAACGAGCTCAAGAACGTCGTCAACGGCATGCCCTCCGGCCAGGGCCTCCGCGTCGCCGTCGGCGTCACCGACGTCATCCCCAAACTCGTCGCCGAACGCCTCCTCCAGCCCGCCTTCGACGTCTCCCCAGACCTCCGCATCACCTGCCGCGAAGGCCCCCTCCCCCAGCTCCTCGCCTCCCTCGCCCTCCACGAGCTCGACGTCGTCCTCGCCGACTCCCCCTCCCCAGAGCCCGTCAGCGTCCGCTCCTTCAACCACCTGCTCGGCAAGTGCGGCGTCTCCTTCTTCGCCGCCCCCAGGCTCGCTCACCTCTCGAAGGGATTCCCTCGCTCCCTCGACGGGGCTCCCGTCCTCCTGCCCTCCGATGCCTCCTCCGTCCGCCGCTCCCTCGAGATGTGGTTCGACTCCCGCGGCATCCACCCCGTCATCACCGGCGACTTCGACGACTACGCCCTCTTGACCGCCTTCGGTCAGCACGGCCACGGCGTCTTCGCCGCCCCCTCCGTCATCGAGCAGGAGGTGTGTCGACAGTTCAATGTCTCCGTCATCGGGCACACCGCTGACATCGAGACCTGCTTCTACGCCATCTCCGTCGAGCGGCGACTCAGGCACCCCGCCGTCGTCGCCATCGCGGAGACTGCTCGGTCACGGTTGTTCGGGTAG
- a CDS encoding amidohydrolase gives MLVLALGLGCARRAPEGARVETTVYVARRIRTLDARKPEAQALAVREGRLLAVGTKAEVLKAAGEGARVVDYGSAVVVPGLVDAHAHLAGLGRSLTVARLEGARSVDEVIQRLGEAPSTSFQGDWLVGKGWDQNGWPGKAFPGRAELDARFAKTPVYLTRVDHHAAWVNGEALRRAGITRETPDPAGGRILRDTKGEPTGVLVDNAMDLVAGVVPPPTDEQLEARLSAALARCAEVGLTGVHDAGMDLRTFRRLQMWDMAGRLPVRVYAMADGQGGDRQTYLELGTYSGRMLEMKAVKFLLDGALGSRGAALHEPYSDAPGETGLLLMEPEELSARTWAFMERGFQVCIHAIGDRANTLVVDTLIRASAGTGTKALRHRVEHAQILRPEDIEKLGEAGLVASVQPTHATSDMGWAEARLGAERLKGAYAWRSLKEAGAVLALGSDFPIENPDVLAGLYAARTRQDGGGRPEGGWQPQERLTGEEALEGFTVGPAWASFAERRRGRLVEGMDADFTVLSVDPVTDEPKKLVDAKVVATVVDGREVHRSP, from the coding sequence ATGCTGGTGCTGGCGCTGGGGCTGGGGTGCGCCCGGAGGGCGCCCGAGGGAGCGCGAGTGGAGACGACAGTCTACGTGGCACGCCGGATCCGGACGCTGGACGCGAGGAAGCCGGAGGCCCAGGCGTTGGCGGTGCGCGAGGGGCGGCTGCTGGCGGTGGGGACGAAGGCGGAGGTGCTGAAGGCGGCGGGCGAGGGGGCGCGGGTCGTCGACTACGGGAGCGCGGTGGTGGTGCCGGGGCTGGTGGACGCGCACGCGCACCTGGCGGGACTGGGGCGGAGCCTGACGGTGGCGAGGCTGGAGGGAGCGCGCTCGGTGGACGAGGTCATCCAGCGCCTGGGGGAGGCACCGTCCACGAGCTTCCAGGGGGACTGGCTGGTGGGGAAGGGGTGGGACCAGAACGGGTGGCCGGGCAAGGCCTTTCCGGGACGGGCCGAGCTGGACGCGCGCTTTGCGAAGACTCCGGTGTACCTGACGCGGGTGGACCATCACGCGGCGTGGGTGAACGGGGAGGCGCTGCGGCGGGCGGGCATCACGCGCGAGACGCCGGATCCGGCGGGAGGGCGGATCCTGAGGGACACGAAGGGCGAGCCGACGGGCGTGCTGGTGGACAACGCGATGGACCTGGTGGCGGGGGTGGTGCCGCCGCCGACGGACGAGCAGTTGGAGGCGAGACTCTCGGCGGCGCTGGCGCGGTGCGCGGAGGTGGGGCTGACGGGGGTGCACGACGCGGGGATGGACCTGAGGACGTTCCGGCGGCTGCAGATGTGGGACATGGCGGGGCGGCTGCCGGTGCGGGTGTACGCGATGGCGGATGGGCAGGGAGGGGACCGGCAGACGTACCTGGAGCTGGGGACGTACAGCGGGCGGATGCTGGAGATGAAGGCGGTGAAGTTCCTGCTGGACGGGGCGCTGGGCTCGAGAGGGGCGGCGCTGCACGAGCCCTACAGCGACGCGCCAGGGGAGACGGGGCTGTTGCTGATGGAGCCGGAGGAGCTGTCGGCGAGGACGTGGGCGTTCATGGAGAGGGGCTTCCAGGTGTGCATCCACGCGATAGGGGATCGGGCGAACACGCTGGTGGTGGACACGCTGATCCGCGCGTCGGCGGGGACGGGGACGAAGGCGCTGAGGCACCGGGTGGAGCACGCGCAGATCCTCCGGCCGGAGGACATCGAGAAGCTGGGGGAGGCGGGGCTGGTGGCGAGCGTGCAGCCGACGCACGCGACGAGCGACATGGGGTGGGCGGAGGCGAGACTTGGGGCGGAGAGGCTGAAGGGGGCGTACGCGTGGAGGAGCCTGAAGGAGGCGGGGGCGGTGCTGGCGTTGGGGAGCGACTTCCCGATCGAGAACCCGGACGTCCTGGCGGGGCTGTATGCGGCGAGGACGCGTCAGGACGGGGGGGGGAGACCGGAGGGGGGCTGGCAGCCCCAGGAGCGACTGACGGGGGAAGAGGCGCTGGAGGGCTTCACGGTGGGGCCGGCGTGGGCGTCGTTCGCGGAGAGACGAAGGGGGCGTCTGGTGGAGGGGATGGACGCGGACTTCACGGTGCTATCGGTGGATCCGGTGACGGACGAGCCGAAGAAACTGGTGGACGCGAAGGTGGTGGCGACGGTGGTGGATGGCCGTGAAGTGCACCGTTCCCCCTGA
- a CDS encoding glycosyltransferase — MLDVVDIGDRSLESYRGVAPDEQLDELVRVARNLRGARILHLNATSYGGGVSEILRSSVPLLRALGLQAEWKIIRGDDAFFQITKRLHNGLQGAPGELSDTEKALYLGNAQLNAPHLSEGYDFVIVHDPQPAAIPGLVHHRGPKWIWRCHIDTSHPNPAIWDFLLPYLGSYDAAVFTLQSFIPPRFPVRRVALIPPAIDPLSPKNLSLPEDLARHILEWIGVRISHPLVTQVSRFDKWKDPLGVVAAYRLVRQRIPRLQLALLSSMAQDDPEAWDIYEKVRAETAGDHLIHVFTNLVGVGNVEVNAFQSLSDVVIQKSLREGFGLVVSEALWKGTPVVAGRVGGIPMQMPPGIGGILVDSVEECADAMFHLLRYPQQAHALGASGRERVRQHFLMPRLVLDELLLLEALAQERPVGEASRESAAESSMAGDMGH, encoded by the coding sequence ATGCTCGACGTCGTCGACATCGGTGATCGCTCCCTCGAGTCCTACCGGGGCGTCGCTCCCGACGAGCAGCTCGATGAGCTCGTCCGCGTCGCCCGCAACCTGCGCGGCGCCCGCATCCTCCACCTCAACGCCACCTCCTATGGCGGTGGTGTCTCGGAGATCCTCCGCTCCAGCGTCCCCCTCCTCAGGGCCCTCGGCCTCCAGGCCGAGTGGAAGATCATCCGCGGCGACGACGCCTTCTTTCAAATCACCAAGCGTCTCCACAACGGGCTGCAGGGCGCCCCCGGCGAGCTCTCCGACACAGAGAAGGCCCTCTACCTCGGCAATGCCCAGCTCAACGCGCCCCACCTCTCCGAGGGCTATGACTTCGTCATCGTCCACGACCCCCAGCCCGCCGCCATCCCCGGTCTCGTCCACCACCGCGGCCCCAAGTGGATCTGGCGCTGCCACATCGATACCTCCCACCCCAACCCCGCCATCTGGGACTTCCTCCTCCCCTACCTCGGCTCCTACGACGCCGCCGTCTTCACCCTCCAGAGCTTCATCCCTCCCCGCTTCCCCGTCCGCCGCGTCGCCCTCATCCCTCCCGCCATCGACCCCCTCAGCCCCAAGAACCTCTCCCTCCCCGAAGACCTCGCTCGCCACATCCTCGAGTGGATCGGCGTCCGCATCAGCCACCCCCTCGTCACCCAGGTCAGCCGCTTCGACAAGTGGAAGGACCCCCTCGGCGTCGTCGCCGCCTACCGGCTCGTGCGCCAACGCATCCCCCGCCTCCAGCTCGCCCTCCTCAGCTCCATGGCCCAGGACGACCCCGAGGCCTGGGACATCTACGAGAAGGTCCGCGCCGAAACCGCCGGCGATCACCTCATCCACGTGTTCACCAACCTCGTCGGCGTGGGCAACGTCGAGGTCAATGCCTTCCAATCCCTCTCCGACGTCGTCATCCAGAAGTCCCTGCGCGAGGGCTTTGGGCTCGTCGTCTCCGAGGCCCTCTGGAAGGGCACCCCCGTCGTCGCCGGACGCGTGGGGGGCATTCCCATGCAGATGCCCCCGGGCATCGGCGGCATCCTCGTGGACAGCGTCGAGGAGTGCGCCGATGCCATGTTTCATCTCCTGCGCTACCCGCAGCAGGCTCATGCGCTCGGCGCGAGCGGACGAGAGCGCGTCCGCCAGCACTTCCTCATGCCCCGGCTCGTTCTCGATGAGTTGCTTCTGTTGGAGGCGCTCGCTCAGGAGCGGCCCGTAGGTGAGGCCTCGCGGGAGAGCGCGGCGGAGTCCTCGATGGCTGGCGACATGGGGCACTGA
- a CDS encoding cyanophycinase translates to MSSIQLNPAPVFAEARRWNEAPLEPLNALNRNAVEPRAPVRSGHLLLIGGGFKPPEIMKRFVELAGGGEKPVVVFPLASEKSRPTGEELKAQLVAAGARNVQVVHVDERRDALKPEMAETVRRAGGVFFGGGDQNRISQRLVDTPLLESIRELMGRGGVVAGTSAGAACQSEKMFVGEGDETVLRASNIVTTRGIGLLPGTIVDSHFVARKRQGRLESLVLENPELLGLGIDEATAAWVKPEGTLEVLGQGWVVIYDATQARVVRMRDNRLAVSGLVQHALVEGQRFHLGQRTLLP, encoded by the coding sequence GTGTCCTCGATCCAACTGAATCCCGCCCCCGTGTTCGCCGAGGCCCGGCGCTGGAACGAAGCACCGCTCGAACCGCTGAACGCGCTGAACAGGAACGCCGTGGAGCCGAGGGCTCCGGTGAGAAGCGGGCACCTGCTGCTGATTGGCGGAGGCTTCAAACCGCCGGAGATCATGAAGCGCTTCGTGGAACTGGCGGGAGGCGGCGAGAAGCCCGTGGTGGTGTTCCCGTTGGCGAGCGAGAAGAGCCGTCCCACGGGAGAGGAGCTCAAGGCGCAACTGGTAGCGGCCGGGGCGAGGAACGTGCAGGTGGTGCACGTTGACGAGCGCCGGGACGCGCTGAAGCCCGAGATGGCGGAGACAGTGCGGCGAGCGGGAGGAGTGTTCTTCGGGGGAGGAGACCAGAACCGGATTTCACAGCGGCTGGTGGACACGCCGTTGCTGGAGAGCATCCGTGAGCTGATGGGGCGGGGAGGAGTGGTGGCGGGGACGAGCGCGGGGGCGGCGTGCCAGAGCGAGAAGATGTTCGTGGGCGAAGGAGACGAGACGGTGCTGCGAGCATCGAACATCGTCACGACACGGGGAATCGGGCTGTTGCCGGGGACGATCGTGGACTCGCACTTCGTGGCGAGGAAGCGTCAGGGCCGGTTGGAGAGCCTGGTCCTGGAGAACCCGGAGCTGCTGGGCCTGGGGATCGACGAGGCGACGGCGGCGTGGGTGAAGCCGGAGGGGACGCTGGAGGTGTTGGGGCAGGGGTGGGTGGTCATCTATGACGCGACGCAGGCGCGAGTGGTGCGCATGAGGGACAACCGGCTGGCGGTGTCGGGGCTGGTGCAGCACGCGCTGGTGGAGGGCCAGCGATTCCATCTGGGCCAGAGGACACTGCTTCCGTAG